One stretch of Bremerella cremea DNA includes these proteins:
- the metE gene encoding 5-methyltetrahydropteroyltriglutamate--homocysteine S-methyltransferase has protein sequence MAIATNLGFPRIGAKRELKWQLEKYWQGKIGAEALLAGAAEVRETNWQWQAEAGITQIPVGDFSLYDHVLDWAIRVGAVPGAYQNGKLVSHLDRYFAMARGSQQGVDLPAMEMTKWFNTNYHYIVPEWSVEQTFHLDADAFLQDIAAAQQVSPAARPVVLGPVSLLLLGKLKDSEASPLVLLDRLLPVYEQLLQRLNAAGCKWVQWDEPVLALDLDLATQEALRHSLQQLSGSLGNVKLVLTSYFESLRENLPLAFELPVSAVHLDLVYGPEQLAEALRYVRDGQSLSLGLIDGRNVWRTDLTKALAQAETAAEAIGSDRLLIAPSCSLLHSPVDLAAETEIDDEVKSWLAFARQKLDEITTITTALNSGRAAVAETLALNAGALETRRTSIRTHNPAIRDRVAAISPANLKRTGDYTVRQSQQRARLKLPPLPTTTIGSFPQTAAVRQARAAFRKGELPAEQYRQFLETETEACIRRQEALGLDVLVHGEFERNDMVEYFGEQLEGFVVSKNGWVQSYGSRCVKPPIIFGDIHRLSAMTVPMAQYAQSLTDRPVKGMLTGPVTILCWSFVRDDQPRWVTCQQIALAIREESIDLEQAGIGVIQIDEPALREGLPLRKSDQTDYLAWAVDAFRLASSGIRDETQIHTHMCYCEFNEILPAIAALDADVISIETSRSQMELLDGFVEFRYPNEIGPGVYDIHSPRVPATTEMVGLLKKAVEVIPAERLWVNPDCGLKTRGWPEVEAALRAMVEAAQEVRSLLA, from the coding sequence ATGGCGATTGCGACCAACCTCGGCTTTCCGCGTATCGGGGCCAAGCGAGAACTGAAATGGCAACTAGAAAAATACTGGCAAGGAAAGATCGGCGCAGAGGCTCTGTTGGCTGGGGCGGCAGAAGTCCGCGAAACCAATTGGCAGTGGCAAGCGGAAGCAGGCATCACGCAGATTCCGGTGGGGGATTTCTCGCTTTACGATCACGTGCTCGATTGGGCGATTCGTGTCGGGGCGGTCCCTGGTGCTTATCAGAACGGCAAGCTTGTCAGCCACTTAGATCGCTACTTTGCGATGGCCCGAGGCTCGCAGCAGGGAGTCGACTTGCCTGCGATGGAAATGACGAAGTGGTTCAACACCAATTATCACTACATCGTCCCTGAGTGGTCCGTCGAGCAGACGTTTCACTTGGATGCCGACGCTTTTCTGCAAGACATTGCGGCTGCTCAACAGGTCTCGCCTGCGGCCCGGCCGGTGGTGCTGGGGCCGGTTAGCTTGTTGCTGCTGGGGAAATTAAAAGACTCGGAAGCATCGCCGCTAGTGCTGCTCGATCGGCTGCTACCTGTGTACGAGCAACTCTTGCAGAGGCTAAACGCCGCTGGTTGCAAATGGGTTCAATGGGACGAGCCGGTCCTGGCCCTCGATTTGGATCTCGCAACTCAAGAGGCCCTACGTCACAGCTTGCAACAGTTAAGTGGCTCGCTGGGCAACGTGAAGCTGGTTCTGACGAGCTATTTCGAATCGCTCCGCGAGAACCTTCCCCTAGCGTTTGAATTGCCGGTGTCTGCGGTTCACCTGGACTTGGTCTACGGACCAGAGCAACTGGCGGAAGCACTGCGATACGTTCGCGACGGCCAGTCGCTCTCGTTGGGGCTGATTGATGGCCGCAACGTATGGCGAACCGATTTGACGAAAGCCCTCGCCCAGGCAGAAACCGCCGCCGAGGCGATCGGTAGCGATCGGTTATTGATCGCGCCAAGTTGCTCGCTACTGCATAGCCCTGTCGACTTGGCCGCAGAAACGGAGATCGACGATGAAGTGAAATCGTGGCTGGCCTTCGCTCGGCAAAAACTGGACGAGATTACGACGATAACCACGGCATTGAATTCTGGTCGAGCGGCAGTTGCAGAAACGCTTGCCCTGAACGCAGGTGCCCTAGAAACACGGCGTACTTCCATCCGGACGCATAATCCGGCAATTCGCGATCGCGTGGCGGCAATCTCCCCGGCGAACTTAAAACGAACGGGCGATTATACGGTGCGTCAGTCGCAACAGCGTGCTCGCCTCAAGTTGCCTCCCCTGCCGACGACAACGATTGGCTCGTTTCCACAAACCGCAGCCGTGCGGCAAGCGCGGGCCGCGTTTCGTAAGGGAGAACTTCCCGCTGAACAGTACCGTCAGTTTCTAGAAACCGAGACAGAAGCTTGTATCCGGCGCCAAGAAGCCCTGGGGCTCGATGTGTTGGTCCACGGCGAGTTTGAACGCAACGACATGGTCGAGTACTTCGGCGAGCAGCTAGAAGGGTTTGTCGTCTCGAAAAACGGCTGGGTCCAGAGCTATGGTTCTCGCTGCGTGAAGCCGCCGATTATTTTTGGCGATATTCACCGGCTTTCTGCCATGACGGTTCCCATGGCGCAGTACGCACAATCACTGACCGATCGTCCAGTGAAAGGAATGCTTACCGGGCCGGTTACCATCTTGTGCTGGTCGTTCGTGCGAGACGATCAACCACGTTGGGTGACGTGCCAGCAAATCGCCCTGGCCATTCGCGAAGAATCAATCGATCTAGAGCAAGCCGGCATCGGTGTCATTCAGATCGACGAGCCAGCACTGCGTGAAGGTTTGCCACTGCGCAAGTCGGATCAAACCGACTACTTGGCCTGGGCGGTCGATGCGTTTCGGCTGGCTTCGAGCGGTATCCGTGACGAAACGCAAATTCACACGCACATGTGCTATTGCGAGTTCAACGAAATCCTTCCGGCAATTGCGGCTTTAGATGCCGACGTCATCTCGATTGAAACGAGTCGGTCGCAGATGGAGCTTCTCGATGGCTTCGTGGAATTTCGTTACCCCAATGAAATCGGCCCTGGCGTCTACGATATTCACTCGCCGCGCGTGCCAGCCACAACAGAAATGGTTGGCTTGCTGAAAAAGGCCGTCGAGGTGATTCCCGCCGAGCGGCTATGGGTGAACCCCGATTGTGGGTTAAAGACCCGCGGCTGGCCAGAAGTCGAGGCCGCGCTGCGGGCCATGGTCGAGGCAGCTCAAGAGGTGCGATCGCTGTTAGCTTAG
- a CDS encoding Dabb family protein, translated as MSQAEEKESSGKLRHVVIFKFKESASAQDIEKIEKAFSELPSKIPQIKEYEWGTNNSPEMFDKGFTHCFLVTFASEKDRETYLPHPEHKKFVSLLGPYLEEAFVIDYWAK; from the coding sequence ATGTCGCAAGCTGAAGAAAAAGAATCGTCCGGCAAACTACGGCACGTTGTGATCTTCAAGTTCAAAGAATCGGCCTCCGCGCAAGACATCGAAAAGATCGAGAAGGCGTTCAGCGAACTACCCAGCAAGATTCCGCAAATCAAAGAGTACGAGTGGGGCACAAACAACAGCCCAGAAATGTTCGATAAGGGCTTTACCCATTGCTTCCTGGTGACTTTTGCCAGTGAAAAAGATCGCGAGACCTATCTGCCCCATCCAGAGCACAAAAAGTTTGTCTCGCTGCTGGGCCCCTACTTGGAAGAAGCGTTCGTCATTGACTACTGGGCCAAATAA
- a CDS encoding carbonic anhydrase has product MRDLFAGVTRFQQRKYPELRSRFEQLANGQQPDALFITCSDSRVDPALLTDCQPGELFVIRNAGNIIGRQGEADLGIAATIEYAVNALQVPQIIVCGHTKCGAMAGLLDPDSTSSLPEVSKWVSTARKALEAIPQDETTDRLTQVVQANIRLQLCNLMTFPAVADAVEARRLTLKGWLYDFETGTVSVLTPETEQFSQPVAQTV; this is encoded by the coding sequence ATGCGTGACCTATTCGCGGGCGTTACCCGTTTTCAACAGCGAAAGTACCCTGAGCTGAGAAGCCGATTTGAGCAACTGGCCAACGGGCAGCAACCAGATGCTCTCTTTATTACATGCAGCGACTCCCGAGTTGATCCGGCCCTGCTTACAGACTGCCAACCTGGTGAGCTATTTGTGATCCGCAATGCCGGCAATATTATCGGCCGCCAAGGGGAAGCCGACCTCGGCATTGCAGCCACCATTGAATATGCCGTGAACGCCTTACAAGTTCCGCAGATCATTGTTTGTGGACATACCAAATGTGGCGCGATGGCGGGGCTTCTCGATCCCGATTCCACTTCTTCGCTGCCTGAGGTGAGTAAGTGGGTTTCCACAGCTCGAAAGGCCCTGGAAGCAATTCCCCAAGACGAAACCACTGACCGTCTGACTCAGGTAGTCCAGGCCAATATTCGCCTACAGTTGTGCAACCTGATGACCTTTCCCGCAGTTGCCGACGCTGTCGAAGCACGGCGGCTGACGCTCAAGGGTTGGCTCTACGATTTTGAGACCGGAACCGTCTCGGTACTGACGCCGGAAACGGAACAATTCTCTCAACCTGTCGCACAAACGGTTTAG